The following is a genomic window from Sphingobacterium spiritivorum.
TCTATCAGGTTGACAGGCTGACTATCTCCGGGCAGGTTGCGGATCAGGCCCAGTCCGGCTTTACGCACATCCCATACCAGATCTGTCTGTGGTCCCGTCACATACGGATAGGCATACCCTAATCCTCTGAAAACCAGCTCTTCTTTAAGTGATAATGCCTTTTGTGCTACTTCTTCGGCTGTATCCCCTCTGAACTCAACAATCAATAGAGCCTGCGGATCGCCTTCTATAAAGAAGCGATTGTGCTGATAGGTCGGATGACCGACCGTAAAATCCATAATATATTTGTCCACCAGCTCGGACGCCTCGGGATGATGGGAAAGCGCAACCACGTTACCATGCATACACTCGACCATATCCTCAAAATGTACACATAATAACCCTAATTCGCAGGGAGGAAGCGGCATAAGCTTCAGCTTGGCTTCTGTAACTACTGCCAGTGTACCTTCAGATCCGGCCAGCAGCTTACACATATTAAAGGGTTGGGTTTTATCCGAAAGCATATCAAGCGCATAGCCTGTATTACGTCTGGTCAGTGATCTTTTAGGATAGCCTTTCTCAATAGCCTGCAGGTTCTTCTCATCTGTAAGGATTTCATTTATCTTTCTGTAGATATCTCCTTCACGATCTTTTTGAATCAATTTTTTGAAATAGGCACTTTCATCCAGCGACTCGAACACCACCTCAGACTGATCATCCAGGAGAACCTTTGCCGACAAAAGGTTTTGTCGTGTGTCTCCCCATACAATAGAGTGAAGTCCGCTTGAATTGTTACCAATCATTCCCCCTACCATTGCTCTACTGGCCGTTGATGTCTCCGGCCCGAACATTAACCCGAAAGGTTTGAGGTAGGCATTCAGATCATCCCGGATTACTCCCGGCTCTACTCTCACCCACTTCTCTTCGGTATTCAGTTCCAGGATGTGTGTAAAATGTTTGGACATATCTACTACAATTCCTTTACCGACTACCTGTCCTGCCAGAGAGGTACCGGCAGTTCTCGGAATCAGTGTAATTGCCATAGCTGTAGCATAGCTCATAAGCAGGTGCAGATCGTGCACGTCTTTCGGAATCGCTACTGCAAGTGGTAATTCCTGATACACTGATGCATCTGTAGCATAAGCTATACGAATTGTACGGTGCTGTGCTGTATCGTTATAATAAAGGTCCCCGTTAAGAAGGTCGCTCAAATGGTCTAGTGATTGTATACTTTCCACGTTTAATAAATTAAAAAAGGTAGCTCACAAAGCTACTAACAAAAGTTCTAAAGTGTAAGACTTAAAGATAATGCTAATTTATGCGTAATTTTCCCTAACTAAAACTAAAAAACGCAAAAACTTGCATCATAACCATAAAAATATTCCTGTTCCTCCTGTAATTACATTTTATATTTGCGCCATAGGATGTGCACTGATACCTTTGAATAGAATATGAAAGATAAATTACTGCGTTATAGCTTAGGCTCAGATCTTATTATTTATGCTTTACGCTGTCTGATCGGATTTGGAATAGGGTATTATATCTACTGGAAGTTTCCTGAAAAAGAACTCTACTGGATGTTGATTTCCGTAGTACTGGTGATCTCTCCTGAAGAGAAGGATGCAAAGAAGTTAGCTATTGAACGGTTCAAATCTAATTTTATCGGATCTGTAATTGGTTTGTTCTGTTATTTTATACCTGTACATCAGGTTTTCATGATGCTGATCGGTATTATTCTGTCTATTATTGTCTGCCGGCTTTTTAATATTTTGACGGTGGCCCGTACCTCTATGGTCGCCCTGATCATCGTACTGGTACACGAACAGCAACAACATAGTTACTTCAGCGCTTTTGAGCGATTCCTATCCGTTGGAATGGGCTGTTTCATTGGTCTGATGGTCACTTTAGTGACTTCTTACTTTATAAATAAACTACGGCGTAAACTTAATCTTGTTCGGGAAACGGATATTAATACCGATTGATTTTTGATATTTTTATGATTCTTCCTACTTTTAATCTCACAATCTATTCCTTATGAAATTAAAAGCGACTTTTTTATTTTCTTTTTTTGTCCTTTATATCCATGTTATTGCTCAGGATATACTGACAGACTCAGCTTATGTACGTGAACATTATACCAAGATTGAGCAACTTATACCGATGCGGGACGGCGTAAAATTATTTACGGCCATCTATATTCCAAAAGATACAAATAATAAATATCCTTTCCTGATAAACCGCACGCCCTATACTGTTTCTCCATACGGAGCAGAACAGTACAAAAAAACGCTTGGCAATTTTCCGGCTATGATGCGCAAGGGATATATATTCGTCTATCAGGATGTCAGGGGTAAATGGATGAGTGAAGGAACTTTTGAAGACGTCAGACCTCAGCAAAGTAAATATACGTCCAGGAAAGACATCGATGAGAGCACCGATACCTACGACACTATTGACTGGCTGATTAAAAACATCAAAAATAATAATGGAAAAGCAGGTGTATACGGCATTTCCTATCCCGGATTTTACTCTACAGCTTCACTTGTGAATGCACATCCTGCGCTGAAAGCGGTTTCGCCACAGGCTCCTGTAACAGACTGGTACATCGGAGATGACTTTCACCACGGCGGGGCCTTATTCCTGATGGATGCATTCCGCTTTATGTCTACTTTTGGCGTACCTCGTCCGCACCCGATCACACCGGATAAAGGGCCAAAAGGATTTGAGTTTCCAATCAAAGATCAGTACCGCTTCTATCTGAATGCCGGAACGGTCAAAAATCTGAAAGAGACTTATTTTGCGGACAGCATCAAATTCTGGAATGATCTGTTTGCACATCCTGATTACGATCAGTTCTGGAAGAGCAGGCTGATTACGCCTCACCTGACTAATGTGCAGCCTGCTGTAATGGTAGTCGGTGGTTTTTTTGATGCTGAAGATGCTTACGGTGCATTCAAGACTTACCAATCTATAGAGCAACAAAACAAGAAGAATAATAATATACTGGTCATGGGGCCCTGGTTTCACGGCGGATGGGTAAGAGGGGATGGCAGCTCTTTTGGCGATATTCAGTTTGATCAGAAGACAAGCATACATTATCAGGAAGAACTGGAACTGCCATTTTTCGAGTATTATTTAAAAGGTCAGGGTAATTTTAACGCAGCAGAAGCCAATATCTTTCTGTCGGGAAGCAATGAATGGAAAAAATTCAGTTCATGGCCTCCAAAAGAAACGCAGCAACGGAATCTCTATCTGCATCCGAACGGCAAATTATCCTTTGATAAAGTACAGCGCACAGATAGCTGGGACGAGTATGTGAGCGACCCGGATAATCCGGTTCCTTTTCAGGCGGGTGTATGGGATAGCCGTTCACGTGAATATATGGTGGATGATCAGCGCTTTGCCTCTACCCGACCGGATGTCATGACTTATCAGACGGATGCTCTTTCCGAAGACATCACGTTGACCGGCCCGGTAATCGCGAATCTGGTAGTATCCACGACCGGCACAGATGCCGATTATGTGGTAAAACTTATTGACGTATATCCGGAGGATAGTCCTAATAATAAAAATACGATGATGGCCGGATATCAGATGCTGGTCAGAGGAGAGATTCTGAGAGGTAAATACCGTAATGACTTTTCCAGGCCGGAAGCTTTTGTCCCGAATCAGATCACAAAAGTCAATTATGCATTGCCGGATGTCGGCCATACATTCAAAAAAGGACACCGTATCATGATACAGATCCAAAATTCATGGTTCCCTCTCGCGGACAGAAACCCACAGAAGTTTATGAATATCTATGAGGCCGAACCTCAGGATTTTCAGAAGGCAACACAACGCATTTTTCATGATGTACACAACAGTTCTTATATCACATTACCGGTGCTGAATAATTAACGGCACCGGCATCAGTATATACAGGATTAAAAATGAACATATTAGCTCAATAAGAGCTATTAAATCAGTATTAAAATTAAATTCACTCCGCATAATATTCTTAACATAATTTTAATGTCAGAATATTATTCATAAATACACGTAATATTTTGAATATTATTCAATAATACTTACCTTTGCACCAGAATGGCAAAAGTAGAATATAATTTAGATCAGATTGACCTTCAGATCCTGCGTATTATGCAGGACAATGCACGTACAAACAATGCAGATATTGCAAGAGAACTGGGCATGGCCCCTTCCGCAATTCTGGAACGTGTAAAGAAGCTGGAACAAAAGAATATTATCTTGCAATACAATGCTAAGATCAATCCCGCTGCTGTAGATCAAAAATTGTTGTCTTTTATCTTTATCAAGGCAAATGACATTATCGGTGAACAAGGTGTAGGCATATTGCTTGCTGAGATTCCTGAAGTACAGGAAGTACATGATATCGCCGGAGATGACGGATACCTGATTAAGGTAAGAACAAATGACTCCTCTGGTCTTGTTGATTTAATGCGAAACACATTTTCGAAGATCGACGGAATTATTTCTACCCGCACGACGATCGTTTTACAAACGGTCAAAGAAGAACAAAAAGTGGTGATTCCTGAATAACAGGAATAAATAAAGGAGGTATTTATCATGCAGGCAAATGCAACATTAAAAAAATCGAACCATGGTGCCATGGTCATCGCAGCTTATGCAGTCGTATATATTGTATGGGGATCTACATTTTTCTTCATCGAAAAGGCGCTTCATAGCTTCCCTCCCTTTGTATTAGGTTCATTACGTTTTATAACAGCCAGTGTTATTTTAATGAGCTACTGTAAAATCAAGGGATACAAACTCTTTCAAAAGAAAGCTGTCCGTGACGCATTGGTTGTCGGATTTCTGCTTTTGTTTATTGATATGGCTGCTGTTATTTGGGCAGAGCAGCATATATCCAGTGGAATTGTAGCGATTATGTCTGCGGCGGCTGCTATATGGTTTGTACTGTTGGACAGATCCAAATGGAAAGAGAACTTTACCAGCGTTCCTACGATTGTAGGTCTTTTCTTAGGCTTCCTGGGCGTGGTGATGTTATTTGGTGAACAATTGATGATATCCGATGGTTCTTCTCAGAAAACAGTCCGTGTACTGGCGATGATCGCTATGGTCGTCGGATCTATATCCTGGACTGTAGGATCATTGTATTCTAAATATAGTGCAAAAAAAGAAAGCAAACCGGCAGAGCAACCTGCTGATCAGAAAGAAGACCTTCATGTCATGGTCAAGACTGCATGGCAAATGGTGATCGCCGGTGTTATGTTTACTATTGTCGGATTGAGCAATGGCGAATATGCAAACTTTGATTATACAACTGTGACTACAGCCAACTGGTGGGCATTGGCTTACCTGATTGTATTTGGATCTATTCTTGCATTCAGCTCTTATATCTGGTTACTGCAGGTCAGACCGGCTACTGAAGTGAGTACATATGCGTATGTCAATCCGATTGTGGCGGTCATACTCACCTACTTTTTCTCCGATCATGTCGTCACCAGCTTGCAGATTTCCGGATTGGTGGTCGTATTGATCAGTGTGTTATTAATGAACTGGAATCTGTATAAGGATAATACTACAGTAGTGGCCATACGCAATAAAGGTTTTAGAAGAAAATCTGTTATCGCCCCTAAAGAAAGTCTTCGCATACAGGATATAGAATCCGACAAAAGAACTTCAGAAGCAATTCTTTAGATATAAAATAAGTGATGTTATTTTATATAGTATAACAACAAAGCCATTGCATATCTGCAATGGCTTTGTTGTTTATAATGCTTTCGGATCCCGTCGGTATTATTTCACAAAATAACGATGCTCGATTACAGTGACATCCTTTTCGCCTGTAGCTTTTGCTATCGTATCTTTCACCACACACTTACCGGTCACTCCTCTCCACACTAATGCGCCACCGAGGGTCAATGTAGAGAATCCGGTCAACGGACTTTTGAAAATATTACGAATACCGATACCAAGAATAAATCCTCCTGCCACTACAGACAGCACACGTTCGGAATTACCGACATTTCCATCCACACAACCTGTGTCCAATTTATCCTTGACTTTTTCTAAAGCTAAATTCAATATATTGCTCATAATTTGCTCCTTTATTATAACTTTATAACAAATAGTCTTATTTTATGTTTTGAGGAGAATCCTAAAATTTAGTTAAATTTTCAAATCATATTGCTTACGGCTATGGTATCACATAATGATCACTATAGAACAGAACATCTTATGCAAGTAAAAAAACATTCCGGTGAATTAGTTCCTTTCGAGCCAAACAGCCTGAAACAGTCTCTCTCCAGATCAGGTGCAAGTGACCAGGATGTAGAAAATGTATTTCAATCCATACAGCAAAACCTTTACGACGGGATATCGACCAAAGAATTGTATAAAATGGCTTTTGATCTGCTCAAAAATCAAAGAGATTCGTATGCGGCAAGATACAGTCTCAAAAAAGCGTTACGTGAATTAGGTCCTGAGGGTTTTTATTTTGAAAAATGGATCGCCCGTCTCTTTGCAGATGAAGGGTATAAAAGTATTAACGGTCAGACCGTTCAGGGACATGCGGTATCACACGAAATAGATGTAGTAGCACTCAAGGGCGACAAAATGCTGGCTGTAGAGTGCAAATTCAGAAATGATATCGAAGCCAAAATTTCGGTGACTACGCCTATGTATTTTATGTCAAGAGTAAAAGACATCAGCAATCTGCCCTTTACATTTTTCGGTGGTGAATATACTTTTACTGAAGGGTGGCTCGTTACGAATGCATATTTCACATCTGATTCAACAGATTTTGGGGAGTACTACAAGATGAATCTGTTATCCTGGAATTATCCGAAGAACAGCAGTATCAAAGTCCGGGTAGATAATAACGGACTGTATCCTGTGACCTGCCTAACTTGCCTGAGTGATGCCGAAAAAGGCATGTTACTCAAAAATCAATGTATACTGGTAAAGGAATTACTGGATAATCCGAGTATCCTGCAAAGTGTGCATGTAAATCCCGAAAAAGCAAAAAAAATCCTGAAAGAAGCAAACGAACTTATCAATAGCCCGGTACAAACAGAACATTAAAGCCGTATATGAAGAATATATTTTTAAAAGAGGAACAGAAGTTTATGGAAGGAGCCCGCAGCAGATGGCGGGAACTTAAATATGTTGGTGGAGTTGTGTATCAGTTTATCAAAGGATTCCGCGCACTTCATTTTATCGGGCCTTGTATTACGGTATTCGGATCTGCCCGGTTTAAGGAAGATCATCCCTATTATGCTTTAGCAAGAAAGGTATCTGCAGAAGTTTCCAAACTGGGTTTTACGATTATGACAGGTGGCGGGCCCGGAATTATGGAGGCAGCCAACCGCGGAGCACGGGATGCCGGAGGACCTTCTGTAGGTTGCAATATTGTACTTCCCCACGAACAGCACCCCAATCCTTATCTGGATAAGTATATCAATATTGAATATTTCTTTGTCCGTAAGGAACTTCTCCGAAAATATTCATTTGGTATTATTACGTTACCGGGAGGATTTGGCACTCTGGATGAACTTTTTGAAACTATTACGCTGATTCAAACAGGCAAAATAAAAAAGTTTCCGATAGTCATCATGGGCCTGGAATATCATAGAAATATTCAGGAACACATTGCTACGATGGCATTGGCAGGCACAATCAGTCCTGATGATCAGGAGCTAATTTTATTTACAGACGATATCGATGAGGCTATAGGTCATATCAGAAGACATGCAGAGGAAAGCCGTATACTGAAATTACAGCCTCCTAAAAAAGCAAGCTGGATGCTGGGTGAAAAGACATTGAAGAAACAGGCTTAATAGAGTATTCTTATGCCAGATTACATCTCCTTTGTAAAATAGCAAGACGACAAATAACAATTTAAAATTCAGATTGATCTTGAATATTATACATTGGTAAAAAGGTAAAGGAAAAGAATATATTATTAAATAGTTTTGTCTTACACTTCAAAATTTTCAATATCTGCAATATCTTCCGTTATAAACTCATATCTATCCGTTGCTCTTACATCCCAAACAATTAAATGAAAATTATCTGATTTATATGCAGGAACTGAAATATCACCAGAACCTTTACTGATATTCATTTTCTCAGCATCCTCAGTTAATACCAGCTTACCATAATAAACCTTTTCATTATCGTCATTCATAGTTACTTTGACTAACTTTCTTGTATCAAAGTTTTTCCCTTTAAATATCACTATACTCATAATTTTATTGATTTAGAACCATTTACACATAAATTCTAAACAATCAGAATGAATAGAAGTTTTATACGAACTTCTATATAATACCCTAACTCGGAAACTTTACTCTTCATAGATTGTTTATAAATGGTCTACTATCATAAAGGCTAATTATAATAACTATGAAAAACCAAAGAGAGAACAAAAAAGTACAGCAAATTAATGATCATGTCATTGATAATAATGGGCGCCTTCTCACCACAAATGATGGTGTTCCAATAGATGACAATAATAATATGTTAAAAGCAGGCGAACGTGGGCCAGCTTTGATAGAAGATTTCATCTATCAAGACAAAATGGCTCATTTCGACAGAGAAAGAATTCCTGAAAGAGTAGTTCACGCAAGGGGGTCTGGAGCTCATGGAATATTCGAAGCCACAGCAGATATTTCTAAATATACTAGAGCTTCATTTCTTAAGAAAGGTACTGTAACCCCACTATTTGTTAGATTTTCAACAGTTGCAGGATTTAAAGGATCTACTGATTTAGCTCGAGATGTTAGAGGTTTTTCTGTTAAATTCTATACTGAAGATGGTAATTATGATTTGGTGGGGAATAATATTCCTGTATTTTTTATACAAGATGCTATGAATTTTCCAGATCTTGTTCATGCAGTTAAGCCGGAGCCGAATAATGAAATGCCTCAAGCAGCTTCTGCTCATGATACTTTTTGGGATTTTATATCCTTGATGCCGGAAGCGGCTCATATGATTATGTGGACCATGTCTGACAGAGCTATTCCAAGATCATTTCGTATGATGGAAGGATTTGGAGTTCACACATTTAAATTTGTGAATGCAGAAGGTAAAGGAACATTTGTAAAGTTTCATTGGAAACCAAAATTAGGAGTTCATTCAGTGGCATGGAATGAAGCACAAAAAATATCGGGATTTGACGCCGATTTCCATCGTCGTGATTTATGGGAGAATATTGAAAAAGGAAATTTTCCACAATGGGATTTGGGTGTACAGCTTGTCCCTGAAGAGGATGAACATAAATTTACTTTTGATTTATTAGATGCTACGAAAATTATCCCAGAAGAATTAGTTCCGGTGGAAATAATCGGAACTATGACTTTAAACAGAAATCCGGAAAACTTCTTTGCAGAAACAGAGCAGATCGCTTTCGATCCAGGTCGAATCGTTCCCGGAATAGATCTTACGAATGATCCACTTTTACAAGGAAGAGTATTTTCATATGCCGATACTCAAAACTACCGTCTTGGCGGACCTAATTTTCATGAGATTCCTATTAATCGTTCAGTGAATGGTAAATTTAACAATCAAAAGGATGGTTTTGGAAGACAGGATATTCTTAAAGGAAATGTGAGTTATTTTCCCAATAGTCTTGGTGGAGGTTGTCCTTATCACGCCATGTTAAAAGGGGAAGATGGATTTAAAAGTCATGAAGAAAAGGTTGATGGTAAAAAAGTAAGACGTAGATCCACTTCTTTTGCAGATCATTTTACTCAAGCTAGATTATTCTTTAATTCTCAATCCAAACCGGAGCAGGAACACATGATTAATGCCTATAGCTTTGAATTGTCCAAAGTTAATTCCGTTGATGTTCGCAAAAGAGAATTGGCAGTTCTTAATCAAATTGATAAAGAATTAGCTGCACGTGTAGGTGCTAATTTGGGAATTGAACCTGCTTCAGAATTGGATGAACTGACTTTGCAATTTGCAAGGCAAAATCATCCGGAATATCCTATTAAAGCTCCAAAACCGGAAGTTGAAAAATCTCCAGCATTAAGTATGAAAACCAACCCTGGTGAGGGAACAATTGAAACACGTAAAGTAGCATTTCTAATTGCAGATGGAGTATCAAAAAAATCCATCGATAAAATGAAAACTGCCCTTGAGGCCGAAGGAGCTGAAGCTGTATTAATTTCCACAAATGTAGGAAAAGTCAAGTTTAAGGAAGGTGGATCTGCAGATATAGAGTTTTCATATTTAACTGAAGCTTCGGTATGCTATGATGCATTTTATACACCCGAAGGTGATTCTGTCACTATTTTACAAGATGAACCTGATTATTTACATTTTATTAACGAAGGATTCCGCCATTGCAAAGCTTTAGCTTTTGCAAAAGGAGCTGAAAACCTTATTGATGGAACTTATCTTAATAAAAATAAAGATTCAGGAGTTATTTTTGAATCAGACGGAAACCTTATTGAAGAAT
Proteins encoded in this region:
- a CDS encoding FUSC family protein, whose protein sequence is MKDKLLRYSLGSDLIIYALRCLIGFGIGYYIYWKFPEKELYWMLISVVLVISPEEKDAKKLAIERFKSNFIGSVIGLFCYFIPVHQVFMMLIGIILSIIVCRLFNILTVARTSMVALIIVLVHEQQQHSYFSAFERFLSVGMGCFIGLMVTLVTSYFINKLRRKLNLVRETDINTD
- a CDS encoding CocE/NonD family hydrolase — protein: MKLKATFLFSFFVLYIHVIAQDILTDSAYVREHYTKIEQLIPMRDGVKLFTAIYIPKDTNNKYPFLINRTPYTVSPYGAEQYKKTLGNFPAMMRKGYIFVYQDVRGKWMSEGTFEDVRPQQSKYTSRKDIDESTDTYDTIDWLIKNIKNNNGKAGVYGISYPGFYSTASLVNAHPALKAVSPQAPVTDWYIGDDFHHGGALFLMDAFRFMSTFGVPRPHPITPDKGPKGFEFPIKDQYRFYLNAGTVKNLKETYFADSIKFWNDLFAHPDYDQFWKSRLITPHLTNVQPAVMVVGGFFDAEDAYGAFKTYQSIEQQNKKNNNILVMGPWFHGGWVRGDGSSFGDIQFDQKTSIHYQEELELPFFEYYLKGQGNFNAAEANIFLSGSNEWKKFSSWPPKETQQRNLYLHPNGKLSFDKVQRTDSWDEYVSDPDNPVPFQAGVWDSRSREYMVDDQRFASTRPDVMTYQTDALSEDITLTGPVIANLVVSTTGTDADYVVKLIDVYPEDSPNNKNTMMAGYQMLVRGEILRGKYRNDFSRPEAFVPNQITKVNYALPDVGHTFKKGHRIMIQIQNSWFPLADRNPQKFMNIYEAEPQDFQKATQRIFHDVHNSSYITLPVLNN
- a CDS encoding Lrp/AsnC family transcriptional regulator — protein: MAKVEYNLDQIDLQILRIMQDNARTNNADIARELGMAPSAILERVKKLEQKNIILQYNAKINPAAVDQKLLSFIFIKANDIIGEQGVGILLAEIPEVQEVHDIAGDDGYLIKVRTNDSSGLVDLMRNTFSKIDGIISTRTTIVLQTVKEEQKVVIPE
- a CDS encoding EamA family transporter, with product MQANATLKKSNHGAMVIAAYAVVYIVWGSTFFFIEKALHSFPPFVLGSLRFITASVILMSYCKIKGYKLFQKKAVRDALVVGFLLLFIDMAAVIWAEQHISSGIVAIMSAAAAIWFVLLDRSKWKENFTSVPTIVGLFLGFLGVVMLFGEQLMISDGSSQKTVRVLAMIAMVVGSISWTVGSLYSKYSAKKESKPAEQPADQKEDLHVMVKTAWQMVIAGVMFTIVGLSNGEYANFDYTTVTTANWWALAYLIVFGSILAFSSYIWLLQVRPATEVSTYAYVNPIVAVILTYFFSDHVVTSLQISGLVVVLISVLLMNWNLYKDNTTVVAIRNKGFRRKSVIAPKESLRIQDIESDKRTSEAIL
- a CDS encoding YgaP family membrane protein, with the translated sequence MSNILNLALEKVKDKLDTGCVDGNVGNSERVLSVVAGGFILGIGIRNIFKSPLTGFSTLTLGGALVWRGVTGKCVVKDTIAKATGEKDVTVIEHRYFVK
- a CDS encoding ATP cone domain-containing protein; its protein translation is MQVKKHSGELVPFEPNSLKQSLSRSGASDQDVENVFQSIQQNLYDGISTKELYKMAFDLLKNQRDSYAARYSLKKALRELGPEGFYFEKWIARLFADEGYKSINGQTVQGHAVSHEIDVVALKGDKMLAVECKFRNDIEAKISVTTPMYFMSRVKDISNLPFTFFGGEYTFTEGWLVTNAYFTSDSTDFGEYYKMNLLSWNYPKNSSIKVRVDNNGLYPVTCLTCLSDAEKGMLLKNQCILVKELLDNPSILQSVHVNPEKAKKILKEANELINSPVQTEH
- a CDS encoding LOG family protein is translated as MKNIFLKEEQKFMEGARSRWRELKYVGGVVYQFIKGFRALHFIGPCITVFGSARFKEDHPYYALARKVSAEVSKLGFTIMTGGGPGIMEAANRGARDAGGPSVGCNIVLPHEQHPNPYLDKYINIEYFFVRKELLRKYSFGIITLPGGFGTLDELFETITLIQTGKIKKFPIVIMGLEYHRNIQEHIATMALAGTISPDDQELILFTDDIDEAIGHIRRHAEESRILKLQPPKKASWMLGEKTLKKQA
- a CDS encoding catalase gives rise to the protein MKNQRENKKVQQINDHVIDNNGRLLTTNDGVPIDDNNNMLKAGERGPALIEDFIYQDKMAHFDRERIPERVVHARGSGAHGIFEATADISKYTRASFLKKGTVTPLFVRFSTVAGFKGSTDLARDVRGFSVKFYTEDGNYDLVGNNIPVFFIQDAMNFPDLVHAVKPEPNNEMPQAASAHDTFWDFISLMPEAAHMIMWTMSDRAIPRSFRMMEGFGVHTFKFVNAEGKGTFVKFHWKPKLGVHSVAWNEAQKISGFDADFHRRDLWENIEKGNFPQWDLGVQLVPEEDEHKFTFDLLDATKIIPEELVPVEIIGTMTLNRNPENFFAETEQIAFDPGRIVPGIDLTNDPLLQGRVFSYADTQNYRLGGPNFHEIPINRSVNGKFNNQKDGFGRQDILKGNVSYFPNSLGGGCPYHAMLKGEDGFKSHEEKVDGKKVRRRSTSFADHFTQARLFFNSQSKPEQEHMINAYSFELSKVNSVDVRKRELAVLNQIDKELAARVGANLGIEPASELDELTLQFARQNHPEYPIKAPKPEVEKSPALSMKTNPGEGTIETRKVAFLIADGVSKKSIDKMKTALEAEGAEAVLISTNVGKVKFKEGGSADIEFSYLTEASVCYDAFYTPEGDSVTILQDEPDYLHFINEGFRHCKALAFAKGAENLIDGTYLNKNKDSGVIFESDGNLIEEFIKTMKAHRVWERENARKVPS